In a genomic window of Acidobacteriota bacterium:
- a CDS encoding formate--tetrahydrofolate ligase: protein MSTSLTDIDIARSARLDPIADIGAKLGLAPGDLVPYGDHKAKVKMSAIRRLLDSDGCRGRLILVSAITPTPAGEGKTTVSIGLSQALQHIGKKTAVAVREPSLGPVFGVKGGAAGGGYSQVLPMEDINLHFTGDFHAVTTAHNLIAAALDNQLHFDNARRIDARTLSWRRCLDMNDRALRDIVIGLGGKLNSVPRETGFDITASSEIMAILCLSTSYAELKEKVGRITLGYTPEGEAVLARDLNVQGAVTALLKDALLPNLVQTIEHVPAFVHGGPFANIAQGANSILATKLALKTADFVVTEAGFGFDLGAEKFFDIVCPYGGFHPCSVVLVATVRALKMHGGVPKSELGKADPDAVLRGRGNLEKHVENMHKFKVNPVVAVNRFHSDTPEELEAIRAICREAAVECSVVDFWGQGGKGGVELAEKLTSFPCRPGCMRPYQPLYDWALPVEEKVLTIAREIYGAAAVDYLPKAKANLKTIKRLGHDKLPVCIAKTQNSLSDNPELLGRPKDFLVTVREVVLSSGAGFLVPITGEIMRMPGLPKTSSFEKIDVDPDGNITGLF, encoded by the coding sequence ATGAGCACGAGCCTGACCGACATCGACATCGCCCGTTCGGCCCGCCTGGACCCCATCGCCGACATCGGCGCCAAGCTGGGGCTCGCGCCCGGGGACCTGGTCCCTTACGGCGACCACAAGGCCAAGGTGAAGATGAGCGCCATCCGGCGCCTGCTGGATTCCGACGGCTGCAGGGGCCGCCTGATCCTGGTGAGCGCCATCACCCCCACCCCGGCGGGGGAGGGGAAGACCACGGTGAGCATCGGGCTCTCCCAGGCCCTGCAGCACATCGGGAAAAAGACCGCGGTGGCCGTCCGGGAGCCTTCCCTCGGTCCGGTATTCGGCGTCAAGGGCGGCGCCGCCGGGGGCGGCTACTCCCAGGTCCTCCCCATGGAGGACATCAACCTTCACTTCACCGGCGACTTCCACGCGGTGACCACGGCCCACAACCTCATCGCCGCGGCCCTGGACAACCAGCTCCACTTCGACAACGCCCGCCGCATCGACGCCCGCACCCTCTCCTGGCGGCGCTGCCTGGACATGAACGACCGGGCCCTTCGAGACATCGTCATCGGCCTGGGCGGCAAGCTCAACAGCGTGCCCCGGGAGACGGGCTTCGACATCACGGCCTCGTCGGAGATCATGGCCATCCTGTGCCTCTCCACCAGCTACGCCGAGCTGAAGGAGAAAGTGGGGCGCATCACCCTCGGCTACACCCCCGAGGGGGAGGCGGTGCTGGCCCGCGACCTGAACGTCCAGGGGGCGGTGACCGCCCTGCTCAAGGACGCCCTCCTGCCAAACCTCGTCCAGACGATCGAGCACGTGCCGGCCTTCGTCCACGGCGGGCCCTTCGCCAACATCGCCCAGGGCGCCAACAGCATCCTGGCCACGAAGCTGGCCCTGAAGACCGCCGACTTCGTGGTGACGGAAGCGGGCTTCGGCTTCGACCTGGGCGCCGAGAAGTTCTTCGACATCGTCTGCCCCTACGGCGGTTTCCACCCCTGCTCGGTGGTGCTCGTGGCCACGGTGCGCGCCCTCAAGATGCACGGCGGCGTCCCGAAGAGCGAACTGGGCAAGGCGGACCCCGACGCCGTCCTGCGGGGCCGGGGCAACCTGGAGAAGCACGTGGAGAACATGCACAAGTTCAAGGTCAACCCCGTGGTGGCCGTCAACCGCTTCCACTCCGACACCCCGGAGGAACTGGAGGCCATCCGCGCGATCTGCCGGGAGGCCGCCGTGGAGTGCTCGGTGGTGGACTTCTGGGGTCAGGGCGGCAAGGGGGGTGTCGAGCTGGCCGAGAAGCTGACCTCCTTCCCGTGCCGGCCCGGCTGCATGCGGCCGTACCAGCCCCTCTACGACTGGGCCCTGCCGGTGGAGGAGAAGGTCCTGACCATCGCCCGGGAGATCTACGGCGCCGCCGCGGTGGACTACCTCCCCAAGGCGAAGGCGAACCTCAAGACCATCAAGCGGCTGGGCCACGACAAGCTCCCCGTCTGCATCGCCAAGACCCAGAATTCGCTGTCGGACAACCCCGAGCTTCTGGGGCGGCCCAAGGACTTCCTCGTCACGGTGCGGGAGGTGGTCCTCTCCTCGGGCGCCGGCTTCCTGGTGCCCATCACCGGCGAGATCATGCGGATGCCCGGCCTGCCCAAAACGTCGTCCTTCGAGAAGATCGACGTGGACCCTGACGGCAACATCACGGGGCTCTTCTGA